A genomic segment from Leptospira congkakensis encodes:
- a CDS encoding acyl-CoA dehydrogenase family protein: protein MIANNYFSEDEDLQTIFNQLLDWDSIIKETEGEGFFDHQTFVKTNNPRYEMAPSTKEEAIELYTSSLDAMGDFFGNDVSQKSQTMDRNELKYSNGKVIFPKETVEIYEKFRNTGLMAYSLSREAGGLAFPATVGALYAMLMARADVAFCMTTTLLNLAQIVDRFGTPEQVETYATKAATGECLFAMSLTEPDYGSDLNNVRTYAVKQEDGSYRLTGTKRFISQGCGLGDHPALLLTLARTGKSEGGARGLSVFIVKSEDVFVAGIEKKMGIHASPTCEIVYENTYGEILGEEGLGLTRYTAGMTNFMRLVSASGGCGGGAAAYYECVKYANERKQFGKAIGEIPAVAEMVHKIKRETNAMRLLTLETARVIDMYQHHQIRMEKAGKDDREIRKDTKVKYWSTLASTLTPIAKYYSSEEGHKCTNLAVQVFGGAGYTEDYDISRMFRDSRINTIYEGTSQIHVRIATGAILAGMAGDGNFRKYLSSLKAEIPSPSSFLLEQERVLEESIRVMRGIEEEVRKETVAENLMIQMARYLCSLLYEKSIPKITDSNAKLSWEKDSRAFVIDSAAIAQSSLYRIQNFG from the coding sequence ATGATCGCAAATAACTATTTTTCAGAAGACGAAGATTTACAAACAATTTTTAACCAACTTCTTGATTGGGATTCCATCATTAAAGAAACCGAAGGGGAAGGTTTTTTCGACCACCAAACATTTGTAAAAACAAATAACCCTCGTTACGAAATGGCTCCTTCCACAAAAGAAGAAGCTATCGAATTATACACTTCGAGTTTGGATGCAATGGGTGATTTTTTTGGAAACGATGTTTCACAAAAATCCCAAACTATGGATCGAAATGAATTGAAGTATTCCAATGGAAAGGTGATTTTTCCCAAAGAAACAGTAGAGATCTATGAAAAATTTCGTAACACCGGCCTTATGGCGTATTCCCTTTCCAGAGAGGCGGGTGGTCTTGCTTTCCCGGCAACTGTTGGTGCACTTTATGCCATGCTTATGGCAAGAGCCGATGTTGCATTTTGTATGACAACCACCTTACTCAACTTAGCTCAAATTGTAGACCGGTTTGGAACTCCCGAACAAGTGGAAACCTATGCTACAAAGGCTGCGACGGGTGAATGTTTGTTTGCAATGTCTCTCACGGAACCTGATTATGGTTCGGATCTTAATAATGTCAGAACTTATGCAGTCAAACAAGAAGATGGAAGTTACCGTTTAACGGGAACTAAACGATTTATTTCACAAGGTTGTGGATTGGGTGATCATCCTGCGCTTCTTCTCACTTTAGCACGCACCGGAAAATCTGAGGGTGGAGCCAGAGGACTCTCTGTATTCATTGTAAAAAGTGAAGATGTTTTTGTTGCGGGTATCGAGAAAAAAATGGGGATCCATGCTTCTCCCACATGTGAGATTGTTTATGAAAACACTTACGGCGAAATTTTAGGGGAAGAGGGCCTTGGCCTCACTCGTTATACAGCGGGTATGACAAATTTTATGCGTCTTGTTAGTGCCTCCGGTGGATGCGGTGGGGGAGCTGCTGCCTATTATGAATGTGTAAAGTATGCCAACGAAAGAAAACAATTTGGAAAAGCCATTGGTGAGATTCCAGCAGTAGCAGAAATGGTTCATAAAATCAAACGTGAAACCAATGCAATGCGACTTCTCACTTTGGAAACCGCTCGAGTGATTGATATGTACCAACACCACCAAATTCGAATGGAAAAAGCAGGAAAGGATGATCGGGAAATCAGAAAAGACACAAAGGTAAAGTATTGGTCCACTCTTGCCTCCACTCTCACTCCCATTGCCAAGTATTATAGTTCCGAAGAAGGACATAAATGTACAAATCTCGCCGTACAGGTATTTGGTGGAGCAGGGTATACAGAAGATTATGATATTTCGCGAATGTTTCGTGATTCTCGTATCAATACCATCTATGAAGGCACAAGCCAAATCCACGTTCGCATTGCGACAGGTGCCATCCTTGCGGGTATGGCAGGAGATGGAAACTTTAGAAAGTATTTGAGTTCGTTAAAAGCAGAGATTCCTTCACCATCCTCCTTTTTATTAGAACAAGAGAGAGTATTGGAAGAATCCATTCGAGTGATGCGAGGCATTGAAGAAGAGGTTCGAAAAGAAACGGTTGCAGAAAACCTAATGATCCAAATGGCTCGGTACCTCTGCAGTTTGTTATACGAAAAATCAATTCCAAAAATCACAGACTCAAATGCAAAACTTTCTTGGGAAAAAGACAGCAGAGCCTTTGTGATCGA